Proteins encoded in a region of the Moritella marina ATCC 15381 genome:
- the cysS gene encoding cysteine--tRNA ligase, translated as MLKIYNTLTRQKEQFKPITEGEIGMYVCGVTIYDYCHIGHGRTFVAFDTVVRYLRHRGYAVKFIRNITDVDDKIIKRANENGETCDQLTTRFTKAMHDDFDALHMIRPDIEPTVTGHMPDIIEIIEKLVAKGHAYVASSGDVLFEVKTFADYGKLSGQDLDMLQAGARVEVESNKRNPMDFVLWKMAKPGEPSWVSPWGEGRPGWHIECSAMNNKLLGEVFDIHGGGSDLMFPHHENEVAQSCCAHNGEYVNTWMHSGMVQIDKVKMSKSLNNFFTIRDVLEEYDGESVRYFLLSGHYRSQLNYSEDNLKQARSSLERLYTALRDVTIADVAVDGVIPGCEAYVETFKAAMDDDFNTPEAFPVLFELAKEINRIKDTDAKRAGELAAQLVAFGDVLGLLSQAPEAFLQGDAGEDDEVAVIEALIKQRNDARASKDWGMADDARDKLNALGIVLEDGANGTSWRRK; from the coding sequence ATGCTGAAGATTTACAACACCCTGACTCGCCAAAAAGAACAATTCAAGCCTATTACCGAAGGTGAAATCGGTATGTACGTATGTGGCGTGACTATTTACGATTACTGTCACATTGGTCATGGTCGTACTTTTGTCGCGTTTGATACTGTGGTGCGTTACCTTCGCCATCGCGGTTATGCCGTTAAATTTATTCGTAACATTACTGACGTTGATGACAAGATCATTAAACGTGCTAACGAAAACGGTGAAACTTGCGACCAGTTAACAACGCGTTTTACCAAAGCAATGCATGACGATTTTGATGCGCTGCATATGATCCGCCCAGATATCGAACCGACGGTAACAGGTCACATGCCTGATATTATCGAAATTATTGAAAAGTTAGTTGCTAAAGGTCATGCCTATGTTGCGAGCAGTGGCGATGTATTGTTTGAAGTGAAGACATTTGCTGACTACGGTAAATTAAGTGGTCAAGACTTAGACATGCTACAAGCGGGTGCGCGTGTTGAAGTTGAATCAAACAAACGGAATCCAATGGATTTCGTATTATGGAAAATGGCTAAACCAGGTGAACCTAGTTGGGTATCTCCATGGGGTGAAGGCCGTCCTGGTTGGCACATTGAATGTTCAGCAATGAACAACAAGCTACTGGGTGAAGTGTTTGATATTCACGGCGGTGGTTCAGATTTAATGTTCCCACATCATGAAAATGAAGTGGCACAATCATGCTGTGCACACAACGGTGAGTACGTTAATACGTGGATGCATTCGGGTATGGTACAAATCGACAAAGTTAAAATGTCGAAGTCACTGAACAACTTCTTCACTATCCGTGATGTATTAGAAGAATACGATGGTGAGTCGGTACGTTATTTCCTACTTTCAGGGCATTACCGTAGCCAGTTAAACTACTCTGAAGATAACTTAAAGCAAGCGCGTTCAAGCTTAGAGCGTCTGTATACAGCATTACGTGATGTAACAATTGCTGATGTGGCTGTAGACGGTGTTATACCGGGTTGTGAAGCGTACGTTGAAACATTTAAAGCAGCAATGGATGATGACTTCAATACACCTGAAGCCTTCCCTGTGTTGTTTGAACTAGCAAAAGAAATTAACCGTATTAAAGATACTGATGCAAAACGTGCAGGTGAATTAGCGGCGCAGTTAGTTGCATTTGGTGATGTACTTGGTCTCCTTTCACAAGCACCTGAAGCTTTCTTGCAAGGTGATGCGGGTGAAGATGATGAAGTGGCAGTCATCGAAGCGCTAATTAAACAACGTAATGATGCACGTGCAAGCAAAGATTGGGGCATGGCGGATGACGCGCGTGACAAGTTGAATGCATTGGGTATTGTTTTAGAAGATGGCGCGAACGGTACTAGTTGGCGTCGTAAGTAA
- a CDS encoding FKBP-type peptidyl-prolyl cis-trans isomerase: protein MFKIISVIIGCALIFFVMQRMGGNKQAAENIEAGKLFLAANLEKEGVEATASGLQSVVLTEGTGTEHPTGRSKVTVHYHGTLLDGSVFDSSVQRGEPITFGLNQVIPGWTEGVQLMVVGEKRRFFIPSRLAYGNRGAGSIQAGSTLIFEVELLSFK, encoded by the coding sequence ATGTTTAAAATTATTTCGGTTATTATAGGTTGTGCGTTAATTTTCTTTGTTATGCAACGTATGGGTGGTAACAAGCAGGCAGCTGAAAATATTGAAGCGGGAAAACTGTTTTTAGCAGCAAACTTAGAAAAAGAAGGCGTTGAAGCAACAGCTTCAGGTTTACAATCTGTGGTACTAACGGAAGGTACTGGTACTGAACACCCAACGGGTCGCTCTAAAGTAACAGTGCATTATCACGGTACATTATTAGACGGCAGCGTGTTTGATAGCTCTGTACAACGTGGCGAGCCGATTACATTTGGTTTGAACCAAGTTATCCCAGGTTGGACTGAAGGTGTGCAGTTGATGGTTGTGGGTGAGAAACGTCGTTTCTTTATTCCAAGCCGCTTAGCGTATGGCAACCGTGGCGCTGGTTCAATCCAAGCCGGTTCAACCCTGATTTTTGAAGTAGAGCTTTTAAGTTTTAAGTAA
- the folD gene encoding bifunctional methylenetetrahydrofolate dehydrogenase/methenyltetrahydrofolate cyclohydrolase FolD, protein MTAQIINGKNISQQVRQKVAEEVATRTAQGLRAPGLAVILVGADPASQVYVGSKRRACEEVGFVSKSFDLEKDSSQEALLALIDELNADTTIDGILVQLPLPDHIDTTMVLEHIRPDKDVDGFHPYNVGRLSQRIPALRPCTPKGIITLLESTGVDLHGLNAVVVGASNIVGRPMTLELLLAGCTTTTCHRFTIDLEEHVRRADLVVVAVGRPNFIPGEWIKKGAMVVDVGINRLENGKLVGDVGFEVAKENAAFITPVPGGVGPMTVASLIENTLISCRDYHSK, encoded by the coding sequence ATGACTGCTCAAATCATTAATGGAAAAAATATTTCTCAGCAAGTTCGCCAGAAAGTTGCTGAAGAAGTGGCTACGCGTACTGCACAAGGATTACGCGCCCCGGGTCTTGCTGTGATTTTAGTGGGTGCCGATCCGGCATCACAAGTATATGTTGGGAGCAAACGTCGTGCCTGTGAAGAAGTAGGCTTCGTTTCTAAATCTTTTGATCTTGAAAAAGATAGCTCACAAGAAGCGTTATTAGCGTTGATTGATGAGTTAAACGCAGATACCACGATTGACGGAATATTAGTGCAACTGCCTTTACCAGACCATATTGATACAACGATGGTATTAGAACATATCCGCCCAGATAAAGACGTTGATGGTTTCCACCCTTACAACGTAGGTCGTTTATCACAACGTATTCCTGCATTACGTCCTTGTACACCAAAAGGTATTATTACGCTACTTGAATCAACAGGTGTTGACCTTCATGGTCTAAATGCTGTGGTGGTTGGCGCGTCTAATATTGTTGGTCGCCCAATGACGCTTGAATTATTACTAGCAGGTTGTACAACAACGACATGTCATCGCTTCACTATCGATCTAGAAGAACATGTACGCCGTGCTGATTTAGTGGTGGTTGCGGTGGGTCGCCCTAACTTTATTCCAGGTGAATGGATCAAGAAAGGCGCGATGGTTGTCGATGTGGGTATTAACCGTTTAGAAAATGGCAAACTTGTTGGTGATGTTGGCTTTGAAGTAGCAAAAGAAAACGCTGCTTTCATTACCCCTGTACCAGGTGGCGTTGGTCCAATGACAGTTGCAAGCTTGATTGAAAATACGCTGATCTCTTGTCGCGATTACCACTCGAAGTAA
- a CDS encoding chalcone isomerase family protein — translation MSRMTLTTCLIALLLQLFIPLRLSAMPLLDDMYKHGEGEMSFLFWTLYKAELYSGQADFDIKRYPQALKITYLRDISQQDLIEATQKQWQELGLNLPDEEKWLKALATIWPDVNEGDVITLIVDKQQNSHFYLSNNKSNAINTLGRLDNPAFGSSFLAIWLSTDTSRPELRSQLIGYKQ, via the coding sequence ATGAGTAGAATGACCCTAACGACATGCCTGATAGCGTTATTATTACAGCTATTTATCCCCTTACGTTTATCAGCCATGCCGTTACTCGACGACATGTATAAACATGGTGAAGGCGAGATGAGCTTTCTGTTTTGGACTTTATATAAAGCCGAGCTATATTCAGGCCAAGCAGATTTTGATATCAAGCGTTACCCACAAGCGTTAAAAATAACCTACCTACGTGATATATCCCAACAAGACTTGATTGAAGCAACGCAAAAACAGTGGCAAGAACTGGGGTTAAACTTACCTGATGAAGAGAAATGGCTTAAGGCGCTGGCGACAATATGGCCGGATGTTAACGAAGGTGATGTCATCACACTCATTGTTGATAAACAGCAAAACAGTCATTTTTATTTATCTAATAACAAGAGTAACGCTATCAACACACTCGGTCGCTTAGATAACCCCGCTTTTGGCTCATCATTTCTCGCCATTTGGTTATCAACAGATACATCCCGACCAGAATTACGCTCGCAGCTAATAGGATACAAACAATGA
- a CDS encoding DUF2878 domain-containing protein, whose product MTQTGPAKMSLIHRYFNVINFAIYQAALLLALFYQHSAVNLMLVLLLMHFLLSPSRQQDMRFMLLALIGATVDQVLVAINVLAVDNGIIPFYLVLLWCALALTFNHSLRWITTLRPFYIMLTGFISGPLSYYAALKTGALETHISTASYVVTYALVWLVLLPLLSHLAQVITYDHRISHE is encoded by the coding sequence ATGACACAAACAGGACCAGCTAAAATGAGCTTGATCCATCGCTATTTTAACGTTATCAATTTTGCTATCTATCAAGCAGCATTACTACTGGCACTGTTTTATCAGCATAGCGCCGTTAATTTGATGTTGGTGCTTCTGTTAATGCACTTTCTGCTTAGTCCAAGTCGACAGCAAGATATGCGATTTATGCTACTTGCATTAATCGGCGCAACTGTAGATCAAGTCTTAGTTGCCATCAACGTGCTCGCGGTTGATAACGGTATTATTCCATTTTATCTGGTATTGCTCTGGTGTGCATTAGCCCTCACGTTTAATCACAGTTTACGCTGGATAACAACGCTAAGGCCTTTTTACATCATGCTGACAGGATTTATTTCGGGTCCACTTAGTTATTATGCGGCGTTAAAAACGGGGGCGTTAGAAACACATATATCGACAGCAAGCTACGTGGTGACTTACGCTCTTGTGTGGCTAGTATTGTTACCACTACTAAGTCATTTAGCCCAAGTCATCACGTATGACCATCGAATTAGTCATGAATAG
- a CDS encoding NUDIX domain-containing protein translates to MKHQEHIISVFADVAAPSIRLIDSETVNIESKDVVIMQRALLETNPQFRQLIPYVVVKQGDKYLAYERAKSGGESRLHNLFSIGIGGHVDAVDAVYDDKGVFQLTDTLRTGMYRELHEELGLTEADFLGMTTIGYLSKDVTPVDEVHLGIVLVAEVHADLVITSKEDALNLAGFLAADELAKLNLESWSETVVDHLTA, encoded by the coding sequence GTGAAACACCAAGAGCATATCATTTCCGTTTTTGCAGACGTAGCAGCACCCTCAATCCGTTTAATTGACAGCGAAACTGTTAATATCGAAAGTAAAGACGTTGTTATTATGCAGCGTGCGCTGTTAGAGACGAATCCTCAATTTCGTCAGCTTATTCCGTATGTTGTGGTAAAGCAGGGCGATAAGTATTTAGCTTATGAACGTGCCAAATCGGGTGGTGAATCACGTCTACATAACTTATTCAGTATTGGTATTGGTGGTCATGTTGACGCCGTTGACGCTGTGTATGATGACAAAGGTGTATTCCAGTTAACAGATACATTACGCACTGGTATGTATCGTGAATTACACGAAGAGTTAGGCTTAACAGAAGCTGACTTTTTGGGTATGACGACAATTGGTTATTTATCTAAAGATGTAACACCAGTTGATGAAGTGCATTTAGGTATCGTATTGGTGGCTGAAGTACATGCGGACTTGGTTATTACCAGTAAAGAAGATGCATTGAACCTTGCTGGTTTTTTAGCTGCGGATGAACTTGCAAAACTAAACTTGGAATCATGGTCTGAAACGGTTGTTGATCATTTAACTGCATAA
- a CDS encoding SAM-dependent methyltransferase, which produces MTTTQNLDLEPTSSTKRANEKTKLSWFNNKCRSLVLSTLDKMEDACLQIEEHGNIIELGNPNASLKGTMIVHDPSLYIDFVRGGSVGASEGYLTEKWSSPDLTAVIRVCARSQRTLDDIENNGSLLNKIKDKFLHYQNSNTQAGSKKNIVAHYDLGNDLYTRFLDPEMMYSCAIYSPQYSTLEQAQILKLKTICDKLNLKPSDTLIEIGTGWGALAIYAASNYGCKVTTTTISEEQFSYAQARIKSLKLDDKITLLKQDYRLLEGTYDKLVSIEMIEAVGHAFMPSFFEKCNSLLKPNGKMLIQAITIADQRYDSYRQNIDFIQKYIFPGGCLPSVSVMSQHIAKSTDMMIDNIEDIGLHYARTLNDWRVKFDENWADIQSFGYDDAFKRLWHYYFGYCEGAFIERVISTHHIVARKPLNKEHEDEIILSYI; this is translated from the coding sequence ATGACAACAACTCAAAACTTAGATTTAGAACCAACATCGAGTACTAAACGTGCGAATGAAAAGACCAAATTAAGCTGGTTTAATAATAAATGTCGATCACTCGTGTTATCAACATTAGATAAAATGGAAGATGCTTGCCTGCAAATTGAAGAGCATGGCAATATTATCGAGCTAGGCAACCCTAACGCCAGCCTTAAGGGGACTATGATTGTCCACGACCCTTCGTTATATATTGACTTTGTTCGTGGTGGCAGTGTCGGCGCATCTGAAGGTTATCTAACCGAAAAATGGTCAAGTCCAGACTTAACGGCGGTTATTCGTGTTTGTGCGCGTAGCCAACGAACCCTCGATGACATTGAAAATAATGGCAGCTTGCTTAATAAGATCAAAGATAAATTCTTGCATTATCAAAACAGCAATACCCAAGCTGGCTCAAAGAAAAATATTGTTGCACATTATGATCTTGGTAATGATTTATATACCCGCTTTTTAGACCCTGAAATGATGTACTCATGCGCTATATACTCACCGCAGTACAGCACCTTAGAGCAAGCACAAATATTAAAATTAAAAACCATTTGCGACAAACTTAATTTAAAACCTTCAGACACTCTGATTGAAATCGGCACTGGCTGGGGCGCATTAGCAATATATGCAGCGAGTAATTATGGCTGTAAAGTCACCACAACAACCATTTCAGAAGAACAATTTAGCTATGCCCAAGCGCGAATAAAATCACTTAAACTCGACGATAAGATCACCCTGCTTAAACAAGATTACCGATTGCTGGAAGGCACTTACGATAAATTGGTTTCTATTGAAATGATTGAAGCGGTTGGCCATGCATTTATGCCGAGCTTTTTTGAGAAATGTAATAGCTTACTCAAACCTAATGGCAAGATGCTGATTCAAGCCATTACCATCGCCGACCAACGTTATGATAGCTACCGACAGAACATTGATTTTATCCAAAAGTACATCTTCCCCGGTGGTTGCCTCCCTTCTGTGTCAGTGATGAGTCAGCATATTGCTAAATCAACCGACATGATGATTGATAACATTGAAGATATAGGCTTGCATTACGCCCGCACTTTAAATGATTGGCGCGTTAAATTTGATGAAAACTGGGCCGATATCCAATCCTTTGGTTACGATGATGCATTTAAACGTCTATGGCATTACTACTTTGGCTATTGTGAAGGTGCGTTTATTGAACGTGTGATTAGCACCCATCATATTGTCGCTAGAAAACCACTGAATAAGGAACATGAAGATGAAATCATTCTTAGCTACATCTAA
- a CDS encoding DUF3833 domain-containing protein produces the protein MIYLAQILGKIKSLTLKSVTFPLTILPLLALPLIASCSSPTLDDYQQTTPVFAFDSFFDGDLIAYGIVFNRNGNMTRRFHVELSASWQGEQGTIKEWFTFDDGEKSTRIWNITKKSANLYEGTASDVIGIAKGRTQGAALHWQYELMINVDGSDYEVALDDWMYLLDEKRLFNKTDIVKFGVKVGEINLVIEKIN, from the coding sequence ATGATATATCTCGCCCAGATACTCGGAAAAATAAAATCGCTAACCCTAAAATCAGTGACTTTTCCGCTGACTATCCTGCCGCTATTAGCACTGCCCTTAATAGCTTCTTGTAGTTCTCCGACACTGGATGATTATCAACAAACAACCCCCGTATTCGCATTTGATAGCTTCTTTGATGGTGACCTTATAGCTTATGGTATTGTGTTTAATCGAAACGGTAATATGACTCGCCGATTTCATGTAGAGTTGAGCGCTTCATGGCAAGGCGAACAGGGCACAATTAAAGAATGGTTCACCTTTGATGATGGTGAAAAATCAACACGTATTTGGAACATAACCAAAAAATCAGCTAATTTATATGAAGGTACAGCGAGTGATGTGATCGGCATTGCTAAAGGCAGAACCCAAGGGGCCGCGCTACATTGGCAGTATGAACTCATGATCAACGTAGATGGGTCTGATTATGAAGTTGCACTGGATGATTGGATGTACTTATTAGATGAAAAGCGTTTATTCAACAAAACAGATATTGTGAAATTTGGGGTAAAGGTGGGTGAGATAAACCTCGTCATCGAGAAGATAAATTAA